From a single Bacillus gobiensis genomic region:
- the tuf gene encoding elongation factor Tu, which translates to MAKEKFDRSKQHANIGTIGHVDHGKTTLTAAITTVLHKKSGKGAAMAYDQIDGAPEERERGITISTAHVEYETDTRHYAHVDCPGHADYVKNMITGAAQMDGAILVVSAADGPMPQTREHILLSKNVGVPYIVVFLNKCDMVDDEELLELVEMEVRDLLSEYDFPGDDIPVIQGSALKALEGDADYEQKIFELMDAVDEYIPTPERDTDKPFMMPVEDVFSITGRGTVATGRVERGQVKVGDEVEIVGLAEDKKKTTVTGVEMFRKLLDYAEAGDNIGALLRGVAREDIQRGQVLAKPGTITPHHKFKAEVYVLSKEEGGRHTPFFSNYRPQFYFRTTDVTGIIQLPEGVEMVMPGDNIEMDVELISTIAIEDGTRFSIREGGRTVGSGVVTTIVE; encoded by the coding sequence ATGGCTAAAGAAAAATTCGACCGTTCCAAACAACATGCCAACATCGGCACAATTGGACACGTTGACCATGGTAAAACAACTTTAACTGCTGCTATCACAACAGTACTTCATAAGAAATCTGGTAAAGGTGCAGCAATGGCTTACGATCAAATTGATGGTGCTCCAGAAGAGCGTGAGCGCGGAATCACAATTTCAACTGCACACGTTGAGTATGAAACTGATACTCGCCACTATGCACACGTTGACTGCCCTGGACACGCTGACTATGTTAAAAACATGATCACTGGTGCGGCTCAAATGGACGGAGCAATCCTAGTTGTTTCTGCTGCTGATGGTCCAATGCCACAAACTCGTGAGCACATCCTTCTTTCTAAAAACGTTGGTGTTCCTTACATTGTTGTATTCTTAAACAAATGCGACATGGTTGATGACGAAGAACTACTTGAACTAGTTGAAATGGAAGTTCGTGATCTTCTTTCTGAATATGACTTCCCTGGAGATGACATTCCTGTAATTCAAGGTTCAGCTCTTAAAGCTCTTGAAGGAGATGCTGATTACGAGCAAAAAATCTTTGAACTAATGGATGCTGTTGATGAATACATCCCAACTCCAGAACGCGACACTGACAAGCCTTTCATGATGCCTGTTGAGGATGTTTTCTCAATCACTGGCCGTGGAACAGTTGCTACTGGCCGTGTTGAGCGCGGACAAGTTAAAGTCGGTGACGAAGTAGAAATCGTTGGTCTTGCTGAAGATAAGAAAAAGACTACAGTTACTGGTGTTGAAATGTTCCGTAAGCTTCTTGATTATGCTGAAGCTGGAGACAACATCGGTGCACTTCTTCGCGGTGTTGCCCGTGAAGATATCCAACGTGGTCAAGTACTTGCTAAACCAGGTACGATCACTCCGCACCACAAATTTAAAGCTGAAGTTTATGTTCTTTCTAAAGAAGAAGGTGGACGTCATACTCCATTCTTCTCAAACTACCGTCCTCAGTTCTACTTCCGTACAACTGATGTAACTGGTATCATTCAGCTTCCTGAAGGCGTAGAAATGGTTATGCCTGGAGACAACATCGAAATGGATGTTGAATTGATTTCAACTATCGCTATTGAAGATGGTACTCGCTTCTCTATCCGTGAAGGCGGACGTACTGTTGGATCTGGTGTTGTTACAACTATCGTTGAATAA
- the rpsG gene encoding 30S ribosomal protein S7 — translation MPRKGPVAKRDVLPDPIYNSKLVTRLINKMMIDGKRGKSQTILYKSFDIIKERTGNEAMEVFEQALKNIMPVLEVKARRVGGSNYQVPVEVRPERRTTLGLRWLVNYARLRGEKTMEERLANEILDAANNTGSAVKKREDTHKMAEANKAFAHYRW, via the coding sequence ATGCCTCGTAAAGGTCCTGTAGCAAAAAGAGACGTGTTACCAGATCCAATTTACAATTCAAAGCTTGTTACACGCTTAATCAACAAAATGATGATTGATGGTAAAAGAGGAAAGTCTCAAACAATCCTATACAAATCATTCGACATCATTAAAGAACGTACTGGCAACGAAGCAATGGAGGTTTTCGAACAAGCATTGAAAAACATCATGCCTGTACTAGAAGTAAAAGCTCGCCGTGTCGGCGGTTCAAACTATCAAGTTCCTGTTGAGGTGCGTCCAGAGCGCCGTACAACTTTAGGTCTTCGTTGGTTAGTAAACTACGCTCGTCTTCGTGGTGAAAAAACTATGGAAGAGCGTTTAGCTAATGAAATTCTTGATGCAGCAAACAACACTGGTTCAGCAGTGAAAAAACGTGAAGATACTCATAAAATGGCGGAAGCAAATAAAGCATTTGCTCATTATCGCTGGTAA
- the rplC gene encoding 50S ribosomal protein L3: MTKGILGRKIGMTQVFAENGDLIPVTVIEANPNVVLQKKAADNDGYEAIQIGFEDKREKLSNKPEKGHVAKAETAPKRFVKELRGVDVNAYEVGQEVKVDVFSAGEIVDVTGVSKGKGFQGAIKRHGQSRGPMTHGSRYHRRPGSMGPVDPNRVFKGKALPGRMGGEKITVQNLEIVRVDAERNVILVKGNVPGPKKSLVTVKSAIKSK, from the coding sequence ATGACCAAAGGAATCTTAGGAAGAAAAATTGGTATGACGCAAGTATTTGCTGAAAACGGTGATCTAATTCCAGTGACTGTAATTGAAGCGAACCCAAACGTCGTTCTTCAAAAGAAGGCAGCTGACAACGATGGCTACGAAGCGATCCAAATCGGTTTTGAAGACAAACGTGAAAAGCTTTCAAACAAACCTGAAAAAGGTCACGTTGCAAAAGCAGAAACTGCACCTAAGCGCTTCGTAAAAGAATTACGCGGTGTAGATGTGAATGCGTATGAAGTTGGTCAGGAAGTCAAAGTTGATGTTTTCTCTGCTGGAGAAATTGTAGATGTAACAGGAGTATCGAAAGGTAAAGGATTCCAAGGTGCAATTAAGCGCCACGGACAATCTCGCGGACCTATGACTCACGGTTCACGCTACCACCGTCGTCCAGGTTCAATGGGACCGGTTGATCCAAACCGTGTATTTAAAGGCAAAGCATTGCCAGGCCGCATGGGCGGAGAAAAAATTACTGTTCAAAATCTAGAGATTGTCAGAGTAGATGCTGAACGCAATGTTATTTTAGTAAAAGGGAATGTCCCTGGACCTAAAAAATCATTGGTAACTGTAAAAAGCGCAATTAAATCTAAATAA
- the rpsL gene encoding 30S ribosomal protein S12 has translation MPTINQLVRKGRVSKVETSKSPALNKGYNSFKKEMTNVSSPQKRGVCTRVGTMTPKKPNSALRKYARVRLSNNIEVTAYIPGIGHNLQEHSVVLIRGGRVKDLPGVRYHIVRGALDTAGVENRMQGRSKYGTKRPKGK, from the coding sequence ATGCCAACTATTAATCAATTAGTTCGCAAAGGTCGCGTAAGCAAGGTTGAAACTTCAAAATCACCTGCGCTTAACAAAGGATACAACAGTTTCAAAAAAGAAATGACAAACGTATCCTCACCACAAAAACGCGGGGTATGTACTCGTGTGGGTACAATGACACCGAAAAAACCAAACTCTGCACTTCGTAAGTATGCTCGTGTTCGTTTGTCTAACAACATCGAGGTTACAGCATACATCCCTGGAATTGGGCACAACCTTCAAGAACACAGTGTTGTCCTAATTCGCGGCGGACGTGTAAAGGATTTACCGGGAGTTCGTTACCACATCGTACGTGGTGCGCTTGATACTGCTGGAGTTGAAAATCGTATGCAAGGCCGTTCTAAATACGGTACAAAACGCCCTAAAGGCAAGTAA
- a CDS encoding 50S ribosomal protein L7ae-like protein, whose amino-acid sequence MSYDKVMQAETIIIGTKQTVKALKRNSVKEIVVAEDADPHLTAGVIQLAKEREVAVSMVDSMKKLGKACGIEVRAAAVAIIQ is encoded by the coding sequence GTGTCTTATGATAAAGTAATGCAGGCAGAAACGATTATTATAGGTACGAAGCAAACAGTAAAAGCTCTTAAACGAAATTCAGTCAAGGAAATAGTCGTAGCAGAAGATGCCGACCCTCATTTGACGGCTGGTGTGATCCAGCTTGCCAAAGAACGGGAAGTGGCAGTCTCTATGGTTGATTCCATGAAAAAGCTCGGCAAAGCTTGCGGAATAGAGGTTAGGGCAGCAGCTGTTGCCATTATTCAATAA
- the rplB gene encoding 50S ribosomal protein L2 — translation MAIKKYKPTSNGRRGMTTSDFAEITTDKPEKSLLSPLHKKGGRNNQGKMTVRHQGGGHKRQYRIIDFKRDKDGIPGRVASVEYDPNRSANIALISYADGEKRYILAPKGIEVGTEISSGAESDIKVGNALPLVNIPVGTVVHNIELKPGKGGQLVRSAGTSAQVLGKEGKYVLVRLNSGEVRMILSACRATVGQVGNEQHELINTGKAGRSRWKGVRPTVRGSVMNPNDHPHGGGEGRAPIGRKSPMSPWGKPTLGFKTRKKKSKSDKFIVRRRKK, via the coding sequence ATGGCGATTAAAAAGTATAAACCGACCTCTAATGGACGTCGTGGGATGACAACTTCAGATTTTGCTGAAATCACAACTGATAAACCAGAAAAATCTTTGCTTTCTCCCCTTCATAAAAAAGGAGGACGCAACAACCAAGGAAAAATGACTGTACGTCACCAAGGTGGCGGACATAAGCGTCAATACCGTATCATTGACTTTAAGCGCGATAAAGATGGTATACCTGGACGCGTTGCTTCAGTAGAATACGATCCTAACCGCTCAGCAAATATTGCTCTAATCAGCTATGCAGATGGAGAAAAACGTTACATCTTGGCTCCGAAAGGAATCGAAGTTGGTACGGAAATTTCTTCTGGTGCAGAGTCTGATATCAAAGTAGGAAATGCACTTCCGCTCGTCAACATTCCTGTTGGTACAGTTGTGCACAACATTGAGTTGAAACCTGGAAAAGGCGGACAGCTTGTTCGTTCTGCAGGAACGTCTGCACAGGTTCTAGGTAAAGAAGGCAAATACGTACTCGTAAGACTTAATTCTGGTGAAGTTCGCATGATTCTTTCTGCTTGCCGTGCAACGGTTGGCCAAGTAGGAAACGAACAGCATGAACTAATCAACACTGGTAAAGCTGGACGTTCTCGCTGGAAAGGTGTTCGCCCGACAGTCCGCGGTTCTGTTATGAACCCTAACGATCACCCTCATGGCGGTGGTGAAGGACGTGCGCCTATCGGACGTAAATCACCAATGTCACCTTGGGGCAAACCGACACTTGGATTTAAAACTCGTAAGAAAAAGAGCAAGTCAGATAAATTTATTGTACGTCGCCGTAAAAAATAA
- the rplW gene encoding 50S ribosomal protein L23, protein MKDHRDVLKRPVITERSAELMSEEKKYTFDVDVRANKTEVKDAVEAIFGVKVEKVNIMNYKGKFKRVGRYTGKTNRRRKAIVKLTEDSKEIEIFEA, encoded by the coding sequence ATGAAAGATCATCGTGATGTTCTTAAGCGCCCCGTTATTACTGAACGTTCTGCTGAATTAATGTCCGAAGAGAAGAAATATACGTTCGACGTAGATGTAAGAGCCAATAAAACCGAAGTGAAAGATGCGGTTGAGGCGATTTTCGGTGTGAAGGTTGAAAAAGTCAACATTATGAACTATAAAGGCAAGTTCAAGCGAGTTGGACGCTATACTGGTAAAACAAACCGTCGCAGAAAAGCGATTGTTAAACTTACTGAAGATAGCAAAGAAATCGAAATTTTTGAAGCCTAA
- the rpoC gene encoding DNA-directed RNA polymerase subunit beta', which translates to MLDVNNFEYMNIGLASPDKIRSWSFGEVKKPETINYRTLKPEKDGLFCERIFGPTKDWECHCGKYKRVRYKGVVCDRCGVEVTRAKVRRERMGHIELAAPVSHIWYFKGIPSRMGLVLDMSPRALEEVIYFASYVVTDPGNTPLEKKQLLSEKEFRSYYDKYGNKFHASMGAEAINKLLSDIDLNKEVDTLKEELKTSQGQRRTRAIKRLEVLEAFRNSGNKPSWMILDVLPVIPPELRPMVQLDGGRFATSDLNDLYRRVINRNNRLKRLLDLGAPSIIVQNEKRMLQEAVDALIDNGRRGRPVTGPGNRPLKSLSHMLKGKQGRFRQNLLGKRVDYSGRSVIVVGPNLKMYQCGLPREMALELFKPFVMKELVEKGLAHNIKSAKRKIERVQPEVWDVLESVIKEHPVLLNRAPTLHRLGIQAFEPTLVEGRAIRLHPLVCTAYNADFDGDQMAVHVPLSAEAQAEARILMLAAQNILNPKDGKPVVTPSQDMVLGNYYLTLERKGAIGEGMVFKDTDEALLAYQNGYVHLHTRVAVAVNSLKNTTFTEEQRKKLLVTTVGKLIFNEILPPSFPYMNEPTKSNIEEKTPDRFFVDNGADIKDVIEKQEINSPFKKGILGKIIAEIFKKFHITETSKMLDRMKNLGFRYSTKAGITVGVSDIVVLDDKQAILEEAQGKVDNVLKQFRRGLITEEERYERVISIWSSAKDVIQSKLMKSLDEVNPIYMMSDSGARGNASNFTQLAGMRGLMANPSGRIIELPIKSSFREGLTVLEYFISTHGARKGLADTALKTADSGYLTRRLVDVAQDVIIRETDCGTDRGILAKDLKEGTEIIERLDERLVGRFARKTVKHPETGAVLIEENELIDEDKAIEIVEAGINEVWIRSAFTCNTPHGVCKRCYGRNLATGQDVEVGEAVGIIAAQSIGEPGTQLTMRTFHTGGVAGDDITQGLPRIQELFEARNPKGQATISEIDGVITEVNDVRDKQQEIVIQGEVESRSYTAPYNARLKVVEGDQIVRGQVLTEGSIDPKELLKVTDITAVQEYLLHEVQKVYRMQGVEIGDKHVEVMVRQMLKKVRVIDAGDTEVLPGTLLDIHQFTEANKKVLLEGNRPATCRPVILGITKASLETDSFLSAASFQETTRVLTDAAIKGKRDELLGLKENVIIGKLVPAGTGMQNYRKVKPVSHVQPSEDMVPVE; encoded by the coding sequence TTGCTAGATGTGAACAATTTTGAGTATATGAACATCGGTCTCGCTTCACCTGATAAAATCCGCTCATGGTCATTTGGTGAAGTAAAAAAACCCGAAACAATAAACTATCGGACGTTAAAACCCGAAAAAGACGGTTTGTTCTGCGAACGAATTTTTGGTCCTACAAAAGACTGGGAATGTCATTGCGGCAAATACAAGCGGGTACGTTATAAAGGCGTTGTTTGTGACCGCTGCGGAGTGGAAGTTACACGTGCAAAAGTACGTCGTGAGAGAATGGGGCATATCGAATTGGCTGCCCCTGTCTCTCATATTTGGTACTTCAAAGGAATACCAAGCCGCATGGGCCTCGTGCTTGATATGTCTCCGCGCGCTTTGGAGGAAGTTATCTATTTTGCGTCTTACGTGGTGACAGACCCGGGCAATACGCCGCTTGAAAAGAAACAGCTTCTTTCTGAAAAAGAATTCCGTTCTTATTATGATAAGTACGGCAATAAATTTCATGCGTCAATGGGAGCTGAAGCTATTAACAAGCTTCTATCCGATATTGATTTAAATAAAGAAGTAGATACGCTGAAAGAAGAATTGAAAACATCCCAAGGTCAAAGGCGGACACGTGCCATTAAGCGCCTTGAGGTGTTGGAAGCCTTCCGTAATTCAGGAAATAAACCATCTTGGATGATCCTTGATGTGCTTCCTGTTATTCCTCCTGAGCTGCGCCCAATGGTTCAGCTTGACGGCGGACGGTTTGCGACTTCCGACTTAAATGACTTATACCGCCGCGTCATTAACCGTAACAACCGTTTAAAACGGTTGCTGGATCTTGGGGCTCCAAGCATTATCGTACAAAATGAAAAACGGATGCTTCAAGAAGCGGTTGACGCTTTAATCGATAACGGCCGCCGCGGCCGTCCTGTAACAGGACCTGGCAACAGGCCGCTTAAATCTCTTTCACATATGCTGAAAGGTAAACAAGGGCGCTTCCGTCAAAACCTATTAGGAAAACGCGTTGACTATTCAGGACGTTCGGTTATTGTTGTAGGGCCGAATCTGAAAATGTACCAATGCGGGCTGCCAAGGGAAATGGCGTTGGAGCTGTTTAAGCCTTTTGTTATGAAAGAGCTTGTTGAAAAAGGTTTAGCTCATAACATTAAAAGTGCAAAACGTAAAATTGAGCGCGTGCAGCCAGAGGTATGGGATGTGCTTGAGTCTGTTATTAAAGAGCATCCGGTTCTTCTTAACCGTGCACCGACACTTCACAGATTGGGAATTCAAGCATTTGAACCAACGCTTGTTGAAGGCCGGGCAATCCGTCTTCACCCATTGGTGTGTACAGCGTATAATGCGGACTTTGACGGCGACCAAATGGCTGTTCACGTTCCGTTATCTGCTGAAGCTCAAGCTGAGGCACGTATATTGATGCTTGCGGCACAAAACATCCTGAATCCTAAAGATGGTAAACCGGTTGTTACCCCTTCTCAAGATATGGTTCTCGGGAACTATTATCTCACCTTAGAGCGCAAGGGCGCGATCGGGGAAGGTATGGTCTTTAAGGATACAGATGAAGCGCTGCTTGCATACCAAAACGGCTACGTTCATTTGCATACGCGGGTAGCTGTAGCTGTAAATTCATTGAAAAACACAACATTTACCGAAGAACAACGTAAGAAATTGCTGGTAACAACTGTCGGGAAATTAATTTTCAATGAAATTTTACCGCCGTCATTCCCTTATATGAATGAGCCGACCAAAAGCAATATTGAAGAGAAGACACCTGATCGTTTCTTCGTTGATAATGGTGCGGATATAAAGGATGTAATTGAAAAGCAAGAAATCAATTCTCCATTCAAAAAAGGGATATTAGGTAAAATTATTGCCGAAATCTTTAAGAAGTTCCATATTACCGAAACATCTAAGATGCTTGATCGTATGAAAAATCTCGGTTTTAGGTATTCAACAAAAGCTGGTATTACGGTTGGTGTTTCTGATATCGTCGTCCTTGATGACAAACAGGCTATTCTTGAAGAAGCACAAGGAAAAGTAGACAATGTTCTTAAGCAATTCAGACGTGGATTAATCACGGAGGAAGAAAGATACGAACGTGTAATCAGCATCTGGAGCTCAGCAAAAGATGTGATTCAGAGCAAGTTGATGAAGTCATTAGACGAAGTCAACCCAATTTACATGATGAGTGATTCCGGAGCCCGTGGTAACGCCTCGAACTTTACCCAGCTTGCTGGTATGCGCGGTTTGATGGCCAACCCTTCTGGACGCATTATCGAACTTCCAATTAAATCGAGCTTCCGAGAAGGCTTAACAGTATTGGAATACTTTATCTCAACTCACGGCGCACGGAAAGGTCTTGCCGATACAGCTCTTAAAACGGCTGACTCTGGCTATTTGACAAGAAGGCTCGTTGATGTTGCCCAGGATGTTATCATCAGAGAAACAGACTGTGGTACAGATCGAGGAATTCTTGCAAAGGATCTTAAAGAAGGAACAGAAATTATTGAACGCCTTGATGAACGCTTGGTTGGACGATTTGCCCGCAAGACCGTCAAGCATCCTGAAACGGGCGCTGTGTTAATCGAAGAGAACGAACTGATCGATGAGGACAAAGCAATTGAAATTGTGGAAGCTGGCATTAATGAGGTTTGGATCCGTTCTGCGTTTACTTGTAATACTCCTCACGGGGTATGTAAACGATGCTACGGACGCAACCTTGCAACTGGCCAAGATGTAGAAGTAGGCGAAGCGGTTGGAATTATTGCTGCCCAATCGATCGGAGAGCCGGGAACGCAGCTTACCATGCGTACCTTCCACACCGGTGGAGTTGCGGGGGACGATATTACTCAAGGTTTGCCGCGTATTCAAGAGCTGTTTGAAGCAAGAAATCCGAAAGGCCAAGCGACAATTTCCGAAATCGACGGCGTCATTACTGAGGTTAATGATGTTCGGGATAAACAACAAGAGATTGTCATTCAAGGCGAGGTAGAATCTCGTTCATATACAGCACCTTACAACGCACGCCTTAAAGTAGTAGAAGGAGATCAAATTGTAAGAGGCCAAGTTCTTACTGAAGGATCGATTGATCCGAAAGAACTTTTAAAAGTAACAGATATTACGGCTGTACAAGAATATCTGCTTCATGAAGTACAAAAGGTTTACCGTATGCAGGGTGTTGAAATCGGCGATAAACACGTTGAGGTTATGGTACGTCAAATGCTTAAAAAAGTGCGTGTCATTGATGCTGGAGATACTGAAGTATTGCCAGGGACTCTTCTTGATATCCACCAGTTTACAGAAGCAAACAAAAAGGTGCTATTGGAAGGGAACCGTCCGGCAACCTGCCGTCCTGTGATCCTCGGTATTACAAAAGCATCGCTTGAAACGGATTCCTTCTTATCTGCTGCGTCCTTCCAAGAAACAACACGTGTTCTTACCGACGCTGCAATTAAAGGAAAACGCGACGAGCTGCTTGGATTGAAAGAAAACGTCATTATCGGTAAGCTTGTTCCTGCAGGTACAGGAATGCAAAATTACCGTAAAGTTAAACCAGTATCACATGTTCAGCCATCAGAGGATATGGTCCCGGTTGAATAA
- the rplD gene encoding 50S ribosomal protein L4 translates to MPKVTLYKQNGSSNGDIELNASVFGIEPNESVVFDAILMQRASLRQGSHKVKNRSEVRGGGRKPWRQKGTGRARQGSIRSPQWRGGGIVFGPTPRSYSYKLPKKVRRLAIKSVLSSKVTDNNLVVLEDLTLEAVKTKEMATILKGLSVEKKALIVTADHNETVSLSARNIPGVTVVNVDGISVLDVVNHEKLLITKAAVEKVEEVLA, encoded by the coding sequence ATGCCAAAAGTAACATTATATAAACAAAACGGCTCTTCAAACGGAGACATCGAATTAAACGCATCTGTATTCGGAATCGAGCCGAATGAGAGTGTCGTATTCGATGCCATCCTTATGCAAAGAGCATCCTTACGCCAAGGATCACATAAAGTTAAAAATCGTTCTGAAGTACGTGGCGGAGGCCGCAAACCATGGCGCCAAAAAGGTACAGGACGTGCCCGTCAAGGTTCAATCCGTTCACCGCAATGGCGCGGAGGTGGAATTGTTTTTGGCCCAACACCACGCAGCTATTCTTATAAGCTACCTAAAAAAGTTCGCCGCTTGGCGATCAAATCAGTATTGTCTTCTAAAGTAACTGACAACAATCTAGTCGTTCTTGAAGATTTAACGCTTGAAGCTGTTAAAACGAAAGAAATGGCAACGATCCTTAAAGGTCTTTCTGTTGAGAAGAAAGCTTTAATCGTAACTGCTGATCATAACGAGACAGTTTCATTATCTGCTCGTAATATTCCTGGAGTTACTGTTGTCAATGTTGATGGTATCAGCGTATTAGACGTTGTAAACCATGAGAAGCTTCTGATTACGAAAGCAGCGGTTGAAAAAGTAGAGGAGGTGCTCGCGTAA
- the rpsJ gene encoding 30S ribosomal protein S10, with the protein MAKQKIRIRLKAYDHRILDQSAEKIVETAKRSGANVSGPIPLPTEKSVYTILRAVHKYKDSREQFEMRTHKRLIDIVNPTPQTVDALMRLDLPSGVDIEIKL; encoded by the coding sequence ATGGCAAAACAAAAAATTCGTATTCGTTTAAAAGCATATGATCATAGAATTCTTGATCAATCAGCTGAGAAAATTGTAGAAACGGCAAAACGTTCTGGTGCTAATGTATCAGGTCCGATTCCGTTGCCAACTGAAAAATCAGTTTACACGATTCTTCGTGCGGTTCATAAATACAAAGATTCTCGTGAACAATTCGAAATGCGTACACATAAGCGTCTAATCGACATCGTGAACCCGACTCCACAAACTGTCGATGCACTTATGCGTTTAGACCTGCCATCAGGTGTAGATATCGAAATTAAACTATAA
- the fusA gene encoding elongation factor G produces MAREFSLEKTRNIGIMAHIDAGKTTTTERILFYTGRIHKIGETHEGASQMDWMAQEQERGITITSAATTASWKGYRINIIDTPGHVDFTVEVERSLRVLDGAVAVLDAQSGVEPQTETVWRQATTYGVPRVVFVNKMDKIGADFLYSVGTLRDRLQANAHAIQLPIGAEDNFEGIIDLVENVAYFYEDDLGTRSEAKEIPDEYKELAEEHRANLVEAVAELDEELMEKYLEGEEITIPELKAAIRKGTCNVEFYPVLCGSAFKNKGVQLVLDSVLDYLPAPIDVPPIKGILPDSEEEVVRESSDDAPFSALAFKVMTDPYVGKLTFFRVYSGTLDSGSYVRNSSKGKRERVGRILQMHANSREEISTVYAGDIAAAVGLKDTSTGDTLCDEKSLVILESMEFPEPVISVAIEPKSKADQDKMSIALGKLAEEDPTFRAHTDQETGQTIIEGMGELHLDIIVDRMKREFKVEANVGAPQVGYRETFRSPAQVEGKFVRQSGGRGQFGHVWIEFSPNEEGKGFEFENAIVGGVVPREYIPAVQAGLEDSLQNGVLAGYPLVDIKAKLYDGSYHDVDSNEMAFKIAASMALKNAAKKCSPVILEPVMKVEVVIPEEYMGDIMGDVTSRRGRVEGMDARGNAQIVRAMVPLSEMFGYATSLRSNTQGRGVFSMHFDHYEEVPKSISEEIIKKNRGE; encoded by the coding sequence ATGGCAAGAGAGTTCTCCTTAGAAAAAACACGTAATATCGGTATCATGGCTCACATTGATGCCGGTAAAACAACAACGACAGAGCGCATCTTGTTCTATACCGGCCGTATCCATAAAATTGGTGAAACTCATGAAGGAGCTTCACAAATGGACTGGATGGCACAGGAGCAAGAACGCGGTATTACAATTACATCCGCAGCAACAACTGCGTCTTGGAAAGGTTACCGCATTAACATCATCGATACACCGGGACACGTAGACTTCACAGTTGAAGTTGAACGTTCTCTCCGGGTACTTGATGGCGCTGTGGCAGTACTTGACGCGCAATCCGGTGTTGAGCCTCAAACAGAAACTGTTTGGCGCCAAGCAACAACATACGGAGTACCGCGTGTTGTATTTGTCAACAAAATGGATAAAATCGGTGCGGATTTCCTTTACTCTGTCGGTACGTTAAGAGACCGCCTTCAAGCTAACGCTCATGCGATTCAATTACCAATTGGCGCTGAAGATAACTTTGAAGGAATTATCGATCTTGTAGAGAACGTAGCTTATTTCTATGAGGATGATTTGGGTACACGCTCAGAAGCGAAAGAAATCCCTGACGAGTACAAAGAACTTGCAGAAGAGCATCGTGCGAACTTAGTAGAAGCAGTTGCTGAGCTTGATGAAGAGCTTATGGAGAAGTACCTTGAAGGTGAAGAGATCACAATTCCTGAACTAAAGGCTGCGATCCGTAAAGGAACTTGTAATGTTGAGTTCTATCCGGTTCTATGCGGCTCTGCGTTCAAAAATAAAGGAGTACAGTTGGTTCTTGACTCAGTTCTTGATTACCTTCCGGCTCCGATTGATGTACCACCAATTAAAGGGATTCTTCCAGATTCTGAAGAAGAAGTCGTTCGTGAATCTTCCGACGATGCTCCTTTCTCAGCTTTAGCGTTTAAAGTTATGACTGACCCTTACGTTGGTAAACTTACCTTCTTCCGTGTTTACTCAGGAACGCTTGATTCCGGTTCATACGTAAGAAACTCTTCTAAGGGTAAGCGTGAGCGTGTCGGCCGTATCCTTCAAATGCACGCAAACAGCCGTGAAGAAATTTCGACTGTTTATGCGGGGGATATTGCTGCAGCAGTTGGTCTAAAAGATACATCAACTGGCGATACTCTTTGTGACGAGAAAAGCTTGGTTATCTTGGAATCAATGGAATTCCCTGAGCCGGTTATCTCTGTTGCGATCGAACCAAAATCAAAAGCTGACCAAGACAAGATGTCTATCGCCCTTGGTAAGCTTGCTGAAGAAGATCCAACATTCCGTGCGCATACGGATCAAGAAACAGGTCAAACCATCATCGAAGGTATGGGTGAACTTCACCTTGACATTATCGTTGACCGTATGAAACGCGAATTCAAAGTAGAAGCTAACGTTGGTGCTCCACAGGTTGGATACCGCGAAACTTTCCGCTCTCCTGCTCAAGTAGAAGGAAAGTTCGTGCGTCAGTCTGGCGGACGCGGACAATTCGGACACGTTTGGATTGAATTTTCACCAAACGAAGAAGGAAAAGGCTTCGAATTTGAAAATGCAATCGTCGGTGGTGTCGTTCCTCGTGAGTACATCCCAGCGGTTCAAGCCGGACTTGAGGATTCATTGCAAAACGGTGTACTTGCCGGATATCCGCTAGTTGATATTAAAGCTAAGCTGTATGACGGCTCGTACCATGACGTTGACTCGAATGAAATGGCCTTTAAAATCGCGGCTTCTATGGCATTGAAAAATGCCGCTAAAAAATGTAGCCCGGTTATTCTTGAGCCAGTCATGAAGGTTGAAGTTGTTATCCCTGAAGAATACATGGGTGACATCATGGGTGATGTAACATCCCGTCGCGGACGTGTTGAAGGTATGGATGCCCGCGGTAACGCACAGATCGTTCGCGCGATGGTTCCACTATCAGAAATGTTCGGCTATGCAACATCACTTCGCTCTAACACACAAGGTCGCGGTGTATTCTCAATGCACTTTGATCACTATGAAGAAGTGCCAAAAAGCATCAGCGAAGAAATTATCAAAAAAAATCGCGGTGAATAA